Proteins from a genomic interval of Spiroplasma endosymbiont of Lonchoptera lutea:
- a CDS encoding DUF402 domain-containing protein, translating to MKNTLIKGQKVLIHAYKHNGEIYRSWDHAIVLEETKNYLILVNEAVIVTEVNGRKWKTHEPAIWFFSKNRWYNIISMLKDNGIHYYCNIASPFTYDGKAIKFIDYDIDIKVFPDGYTKILDLKEFSRNKINWNYPENLQNIIWNEIERLKVQIKDKDDLFHEKIVLNHWNNYQINFK from the coding sequence ATGAAAAACACACTTATAAAAGGTCAAAAAGTTTTAATTCATGCTTATAAACATAATGGTGAAATATATCGTTCTTGGGATCACGCTATTGTTTTAGAAGAAACTAAAAATTATTTAATTTTAGTAAATGAAGCCGTTATTGTTACTGAAGTTAATGGGCGTAAGTGGAAAACTCATGAACCAGCTATTTGGTTTTTTTCTAAGAACAGATGATATAATATTATTTCAATGTTAAAAGATAATGGGATTCATTATTATTGTAATATTGCTAGTCCTTTTACTTATGATGGTAAGGCAATAAAGTTTATTGATTATGATATTGATATTAAAGTATTTCCTGATGGATATACAAAAATATTAGATTTAAAAGAGTTTAGTCGTAACAAGATAAATTGAAATTATCCTGAAAATTTGCAAAATATTATTTGGAATGAAATTGAAAGATTAAAAGTCCAAATTAAAGATAAAGATGATTTATTTCATGAAAAAATAGTATTAAATCATTGAAACAATTATCAAATTAATTTTAAATAA
- a CDS encoding IS30 family transposase encodes MYKYLTIESIIAIKEYKSYGFSIRKIAKAIDYSKSTVHRVCKLLNQNLLPLEILNQVQKNKQNAGRKLIILTLTEINTINHLLITKNYALDIIADFLKKNKIKNISTKTLYNMFKTNRMGFDEKNLLRKGKNKPHKQKETRGRINNCKSIHERNLIIPNIKNIQEFGHLEGDTIVGKDHKSSIITLADIWSKTTIPLKTKNHKAESITQSIIKFISKLIPGTIKTITFDRGKEFSKWKLIEKNCNVKIYFADAGKPCQRGLNENNNGILRRYLPKSTDLSSYKQKDLNSIAFQINSTPRKSLSYKRPIDLIQLF; translated from the coding sequence ATGTATAAGTATCTGACTATTGAATCAATAATAGCAATAAAAGAATATAAAAGTTATGGATTTTCTATTCGTAAAATAGCAAAAGCAATTGATTATAGTAAATCAACTGTACACAGAGTTTGTAAATTATTAAATCAAAACTTATTACCATTAGAAATATTGAATCAAGTTCAAAAAAATAAACAAAATGCAGGTAGAAAATTAATAATTTTAACTTTAACAGAAATTAATACTATCAATCATTTGTTAATTACTAAAAATTATGCTCTTGATATAATTGCTGATTTTTTAAAGAAAAATAAAATAAAAAATATTTCAACAAAAACTTTATATAACATGTTTAAAACAAATCGAATGGGTTTTGATGAAAAAAATTTATTGAGAAAAGGCAAAAATAAACCTCATAAACAAAAAGAAACTAGGGGCAGAATTAATAATTGTAAATCTATTCATGAAAGAAATTTAATCATTCCAAATATTAAAAATATACAAGAATTTGGCCATTTAGAGGGAGATACTATCGTTGGTAAAGATCATAAAAGTTCTATTATTACTTTAGCTGATATATGATCAAAAACCACAATTCCTTTGAAAACTAAAAATCATAAAGCAGAAAGTATTACACAAAGTATAATAAAATTTATTTCAAAATTAATACCAGGAACAATTAAAACTATTACTTTTGATCGTGGTAAAGAATTTAGTAAATGAAAATTAATTGAAAAAAATTGTAATGTTAAAATTTATTTTGCAGATGCCGGAAAACCTTGTCAAAGAGGTTTAAATGAGAACAATAATGGTATTTTAAGAAGATATTTACCAAAATCTACTGATTTATCTTCATATAAACAAAAAGACTTAAATTCTATAGCATTTCAAATTAATTCTACACCCAGAAAATCATTATCTTATAAAAGACCAATAGATTTAATACAATTATTTTAA
- a CDS encoding IS30 family transposase — protein sequence MFTIQVSLIAQNKAENRKQLHVYFHKFKNRELVKYVQQKLLLGWSPEQIYGRIKNFHQEWIISFKTIYNWIYSGLLEKVTSKNLRRKGKKRKSQENRGKFNGKSIKERNVNNRITLGHWEGDTVVSSRGKSKSCLITLVERTSRFTLAILVENRTTKVINKNISHYLSILPNNLVKTITFDRGKEFANWQQLEKNLNVKIYFADAYSPWQRGTNENTNGLIREKFPKKFNFSNTTKNAVHKFILSLNQRPRKILNYLSPIEYLVRKII from the coding sequence ATATTTACAATTCAGGTTTCATTAATTGCACAAAATAAAGCAGAAAATAGAAAACAATTACATGTTTATTTTCATAAATTTAAAAATAGAGAATTAGTAAAATATGTACAACAAAAATTATTATTAGGTTGATCGCCTGAACAAATTTATGGCAGAATTAAAAATTTTCATCAAGAATGAATTATTAGTTTTAAAACAATTTACAATTGAATTTATTCTGGATTACTTGAAAAGGTTACTAGTAAAAATTTAAGAAGAAAAGGTAAGAAACGAAAATCTCAAGAAAATCGGGGTAAATTTAATGGTAAATCCATTAAAGAACGAAATGTTAATAATCGCATAACTCTTGGCCATTGAGAAGGTGATACTGTAGTATCATCACGAGGTAAAAGTAAATCATGTTTAATAACTTTAGTTGAAAGAACATCAAGATTTACTTTAGCAATATTAGTTGAAAATAGAACTACTAAAGTTATTAACAAAAATATTAGTCATTATTTATCAATTCTTCCAAATAATCTTGTTAAGACTATAACATTTGATAGGGGTAAAGAATTTGCTAATTGACAACAACTTGAAAAAAATTTAAATGTGAAAATTTATTTTGCTGATGCATATTCACCTTGACAAAGAGGTACTAATGAAAATACTAATGGTTTAATTAGAGAAAAATTTCCTAAAAAATTTAATTTTTCAAACACTACTAAAAATGCAGTTCATAAATTTATATTGTCTTTAAACCAAAGACCAAGAAAAATACTAAATTATCTTTCGCCAATCGAATATTTGGTTAGAAAAATAATTTAG
- a CDS encoding IS30 family transposase — protein MYKYLTIESIIAIKEYKSYGFSIRKIAKAIDYSKSTVHRVCKLLNQKLLPLEILNQVQKNKQNAGRKLIILTLTEINTINHLLITKNYALDIIADFLKKNKIKNISTKTLYNMFKTNRMGFDEKNLLRKGKNKPHKQKETRGRINNCKSIHERNLIIPNIKNIQEFGHLEGDTIVGKDHKSSIITLADIWSKTTIPLKTKNHKAESITQSIIKFISKLIPGTIKTITFDRGKEFSKWKLIEKNCNVKIYFADAGKPCQRGLNENNNGILRRYLPKSTDLSSYKQKDLNSIAFQINSTPRKSLSYKRPIDLIQLF, from the coding sequence ATGTATAAGTATCTGACTATTGAATCAATAATAGCAATAAAAGAATATAAAAGTTATGGATTTTCTATTCGTAAAATAGCAAAAGCAATTGATTATAGTAAATCAACTGTACACAGAGTTTGTAAATTATTAAATCAAAAATTATTACCATTAGAAATATTGAATCAAGTTCAAAAAAATAAACAAAATGCAGGTAGAAAATTAATAATTTTAACTTTAACAGAAATTAATACTATCAATCATTTGTTAATTACTAAAAATTATGCTCTTGATATAATTGCTGATTTTTTAAAGAAAAATAAAATAAAAAATATTTCAACAAAAACTTTATATAACATGTTTAAAACAAATCGAATGGGTTTTGATGAAAAAAATTTATTGAGAAAAGGCAAAAATAAACCTCATAAACAAAAAGAAACTAGGGGCAGAATTAATAATTGTAAATCTATTCATGAAAGAAATTTAATCATTCCAAATATTAAAAATATACAAGAATTTGGCCATTTAGAGGGAGATACTATCGTTGGTAAAGATCATAAAAGTTCTATTATTACTTTAGCTGATATATGATCAAAAACCACAATTCCTTTGAAAACTAAAAATCATAAAGCAGAAAGTATTACACAAAGTATAATAAAATTTATTTCAAAATTAATACCAGGAACAATTAAAACTATTACTTTTGATCGTGGTAAAGAATTTAGTAAATGAAAATTAATTGAAAAAAATTGTAATGTTAAAATTTATTTTGCAGATGCCGGAAAACCTTGTCAAAGAGGTTTAAATGAGAACAATAATGGTATTTTAAGAAGATATTTACCAAAATCTACTGATTTATCTTCATATAAACAAAAAGACTTAAATTCTATAGCATTTCAAATTAATTCTACACCCAGAAAATCATTATCTTATAAAAGACCAATAGATTTAATACAATTATTTTAA
- a CDS encoding helix-turn-helix domain-containing protein, whose translation MGYKHLGIDERIYIENQLKFKVKISEIAKNLNRSISTINREVNRNKDNNHYFSWNVKLKRTLI comes from the coding sequence ATGGGATACAAACATCTTGGCATAGATGAAAGAATTTATATTGAGAATCAATTGAAATTTAAAGTAAAAATTAGTGAAATAGCTAAAAATCTTAATCGAAGTATTAGTACTATTAATCGAGAAGTTAATAGAAATAAAGATAATAATCATTATTTTTCCTGAAATGTAAAATTAAAAAGGACACTTATATAA
- a CDS encoding IS3 family transposase (programmed frameshift) — protein MGNKTSYSEEFKKQIVMLYKNDKSVINLGKEYNLPKPTIYSWIKNYNNSGSFKAKDNRTVEENELIYLRKENQQLRMENDIFKASSTDNREKITIINNNKNKYSVRKICKILGLLKSTYYYQTNKCTKFDVNNYEQEVISAFNKSRKIYGARKIKAVLIRKNIILSRRKIRFIMIKNNLVSKYTKLKYCNHKKTVNNDEINNVLNRQFNDKKPNEVVVSDLTYVQVGTKWHYICLLIDLFNREVIGYSAGPNKTAELVQQAFHKITRPLNKITLFHTDRGNEFKNKIIDEILITFKIKRSLSSKGCPYDNAVAEATYKTFKTEFINGKKFANLTQLKCELFDFVNWYNNIRIHGSLNYLTPVEFRKYQST, from the exons ATGGGAAATAAAACCTCATACTCTGAAGAATTTAAAAAACAAATTGTAATGCTATACAAAAATGACAAAAGTGTTATTAATTTAGGGAAAGAATATAATTTACCAAAACCAACTATTTATAGTTGAATTAAAAATTATAATAATTCTGGGTCATTTAAAGCAAAAGATAATCGCACTGTCGAAGAAAATGAATTAATTTACTTGCGAAAAGAAAACCAACAATTACGAATGGAAAATGACATTT TTAAAGCAAGCAGCACTGATAATCGGGAAAAAATAACAATAATTAATAACAATAAAAATAAATATTCAGTGAGGAAAATATGTAAGATTTTAGGTTTACTAAAATCAACATATTATTATCAAACTAATAAATGCACCAAGTTTGATGTTAATAATTATGAACAAGAAGTTATCAGTGCATTTAATAAAAGTCGCAAGATTTATGGTGCTCGTAAAATTAAAGCTGTTTTAATAAGAAAAAATATCATTTTATCACGACGAAAAATCCGATTCATTATGATCAAAAATAATTTGGTTTCTAAATACACCAAGTTAAAATATTGTAATCATAAAAAAACAGTTAATAATGACGAAATTAATAATGTTTTAAATCGTCAATTTAATGACAAAAAACCAAATGAAGTTGTTGTTAGTGATTTAACATATGTTCAAGTTGGCACTAAATGACATTATATTTGTTTATTAATTGACTTGTTTAATCGCGAAGTAATTGGCTATAGTGCTGGACCAAATAAAACTGCTGAATTAGTTCAACAAGCTTTTCACAAGATAACACGACCATTAAATAAAATAACTTTATTTCATACTGATCGTGGTAATGAGTTTAAAAATAAAATTATTGATGAAATTTTAATAACCTTTAAAATTAAAAGATCATTAAGCTCCAAAGGGTGCCCATATGATAATGCTGTTGCTGAAGCAACTTACAAAACCTTTAAAACCGAATTTATTAACGGTAAAAAATTTGCAAACTTAACACAACTAAAATGCGAACTATTTGATTTTGTTAATTGATATAACAATATTCGAATTCATGGCAGTTTAAATTATTTAACTCCCGTTGAATTTAGAAAATACCAGTCTACATAA
- a CDS encoding IS30 family transposase — protein MGYKHLGIDERIYIENQLKFKVKISEIAKNLNRSISTINREVNRNKDNNHYFSLIAQNKAENRKQLHVYFHKFKNRELVKYVQQKLLLGWSPEQIYGRIKNFHQEWIISFKTIYNWIYSGLLEKVTSKNLRRKGKKRKSQENRGKFNGKSIKERNVNNRITLGHWEGDTVVSSRGKSKSCLITLVERTSRFTLAILVENRTTKVINKNISHYLSILPNNLVKTITFDRGKEFANWQQLEKNLNVKIYFADAYSPWQRGTNENTNGLIREKFPKKFNFSNTTKNAVHKFILSLNQRPRKILNYLSPIEYLVRKII, from the coding sequence ATGGGATACAAACATCTTGGCATAGATGAAAGAATTTATATTGAGAATCAATTGAAATTTAAAGTAAAAATTAGTGAAATAGCTAAAAATCTTAATCGAAGTATTAGTACTATTAATCGAGAAGTTAATAGAAATAAAGATAATAATCATTATTTTTCATTAATTGCACAAAATAAAGCAGAAAATAGAAAACAATTACATGTTTATTTTCATAAATTTAAAAATAGAGAATTAGTAAAATATGTACAACAAAAATTATTATTAGGTTGATCGCCTGAACAAATTTATGGCAGAATTAAAAATTTTCATCAAGAATGAATTATTAGTTTTAAAACAATTTACAATTGAATTTATTCTGGATTACTTGAAAAGGTTACTAGTAAAAATTTAAGAAGAAAAGGTAAGAAACGAAAATCTCAAGAAAATCGGGGTAAATTTAATGGTAAATCCATTAAAGAACGAAATGTTAATAATCGCATAACTCTTGGCCATTGAGAAGGTGATACTGTAGTATCATCACGAGGTAAAAGTAAATCATGTTTAATAACTTTAGTTGAAAGAACATCAAGATTTACTTTAGCAATATTAGTTGAAAATAGAACTACTAAAGTTATTAACAAAAATATTAGTCATTATTTATCAATTCTTCCAAATAATCTTGTTAAGACTATAACATTTGATAGGGGTAAAGAATTTGCTAATTGACAACAACTTGAAAAAAATTTAAATGTGAAAATTTATTTTGCTGATGCATATTCACCTTGACAAAGAGGTACTAATGAAAATACTAATGGTTTAATTAGAGAAAAATTTCCTAAAAAATTTAATTTTTCAAACACTACTAAAAATGCAGTTCATAAATTTATATTGTCTTTAAACCAAAGACCAAGAAAAATACTAAATTATCTTTCGCCAATCGAATATTTGGTTAGAAAAATAATTTAG
- a CDS encoding IS30 family transposase has product MYKYLTIESIIAIKEYKSYGFSIRKIAKAIDYSKSTVHRVCKLLNQNLLPLEILNQVQKNKQNAGRKLIILTLTEINTINHLLITKNYALDIIADFLKKNKIKNISTKTLYNMFKTNRMGFDEKNLLRKGKNKPHKQKETRGRINNCKSIHERNLIIPNIKNIQEFGHLEGDTIVGKDHKSSIITLADIWSKTTIPLKTKNHKAESITQSIIKFISKLIPGTIKTITFDRGKEFSKWKLIEKNCNVKIYFADAGKPCQRGLNENNNGILRRYLPKSTDLSSYKQKDLNSIAFQINSTPKKSLSYKRPIDLIQLF; this is encoded by the coding sequence ATGTATAAGTATCTGACTATTGAATCAATAATAGCAATAAAAGAATATAAAAGTTATGGATTTTCTATTCGTAAAATAGCAAAAGCAATTGATTATAGTAAATCAACTGTACACAGAGTTTGTAAATTATTAAATCAAAACTTATTACCATTAGAAATATTGAATCAAGTTCAAAAAAATAAACAAAATGCAGGTAGAAAATTAATAATTTTAACTTTAACAGAAATTAATACTATCAATCATTTGTTAATTACTAAAAATTATGCTCTTGATATAATTGCTGATTTTTTAAAGAAAAATAAAATAAAAAATATTTCAACAAAAACTTTATATAACATGTTTAAAACAAATCGAATGGGTTTTGATGAAAAAAATTTATTGAGAAAAGGCAAAAATAAACCTCATAAACAAAAAGAAACTAGGGGCAGAATTAATAATTGTAAATCTATTCATGAAAGAAATTTAATCATTCCAAATATTAAAAATATACAAGAATTTGGCCATTTAGAGGGAGATACTATCGTTGGTAAAGATCATAAAAGTTCTATTATTACTTTAGCTGATATATGATCAAAAACCACAATTCCTTTGAAAACTAAAAATCATAAAGCAGAAAGTATTACACAAAGTATAATAAAATTTATTTCAAAATTAATACCAGGAACAATTAAAACTATTACTTTTGATCGTGGTAAAGAATTTAGTAAATGAAAATTAATTGAAAAAAATTGTAATGTTAAAATTTATTTTGCAGATGCCGGCAAACCTTGTCAAAGAGGTTTAAATGAGAACAATAATGGTATTTTAAGAAGATATTTACCAAAATCTACTGATTTATCTTCATATAAACAAAAAGACTTAAATTCTATAGCATTTCAAATTAATTCTACACCCAAAAAATCATTATCTTATAAAAGACCAATAGATTTAATACAATTATTTTAA
- a CDS encoding transposase yields the protein MGNKTSYSEEFKKQIVMLYKNDKSVINLGKEYNLPKPTILNCKYKWDSFLK from the coding sequence ATGGGAAATAAAACCTCATACTCTGAAGAATTTAAAAAACAAATTGTAATGCTATACAAAAATGACAAAAGTGTTATTAATTTAGGGAAAGAATATAATTTACCAAAACCAACTATCCTGAATTGTAAATATAAATGGGACAGTTTTTTAAAATAA
- a CDS encoding 2-oxo acid dehydrogenase subunit E2, producing the protein MIKIKLNDLPSKYGTIKQILVEQGSHVKAFQNILLVDCEGQEIPVSTLFDGDIEKLFVAEGDSVKRGDVVVKMKIMLKEIVSEKSVKPIKSSSKKLFSNWEELEELEEREQELKFNLSENQSHLENGFTAEFEKKVINEKLSPTPTPKPKSLNQVIEKKQSIINSNSVISDMQEKNESGISKFRQRILNKLSDIQEKTPLPENNLSSKTTSEELIKKNEKPLSFREIIIKRMNNLQEQVVTVKESKTQSSDANASFVDNARNTIYKKIDLIQKGKINNDSNIEEINKIISEEVDDKLETNEIKETIKSQYQPLGYQEKNTEQDKVAVSQSEVNLKELIDEVTDENINTQQSNQQSNQQSNQGINNMLENSGHQYVPSYFQQPVFIPPKYVPIVNPQLMAFYHTDMQQSFNSLSQEQLEKIAKQNLITPLENNLRNENLTNDNGVNIEINHSAEQKSGHLETRKMLSKARNSAVEALILSNKYVPHLTLNCEVDMNNVIALCERMSLHSNNSKTRLNSMVFIIKAISLSLEEYPKLNASYDADTNELVIKRYHNIAIARQYADGLQTPVIRLVDKLSIAQLATDMEQSDQRIRARKTNDLEFVGSTITITNFAMVGANSGISPIFYPNVAVMGIGKILRKPVVYGQSVTIRHMMNITLTVDQRAIDIYDAGQFLETLKNNLEKPYILSLS; encoded by the coding sequence ATGATTAAAATTAAGTTAAATGATTTACCAAGTAAATATGGTACTATTAAGCAAATTTTAGTTGAACAAGGGAGTCATGTTAAAGCCTTTCAAAATATTTTGCTTGTTGACTGTGAGGGTCAAGAGATTCCCGTTAGTACTTTATTTGATGGTGATATTGAAAAATTATTTGTTGCTGAGGGTGATAGTGTTAAACGCGGTGATGTTGTTGTTAAAATGAAGATTATGTTGAAAGAAATTGTCTCTGAAAAATCAGTAAAACCAATAAAATCGTCATCAAAAAAGCTGTTTTCTAATTGAGAAGAACTAGAAGAACTAGAAGAACGAGAGCAAGAATTAAAATTTAATTTATCAGAAAATCAATCACATTTAGAAAATGGTTTTACAGCAGAATTTGAAAAAAAAGTTATTAATGAAAAATTATCGCCAACGCCAACGCCAAAACCTAAATCGTTAAATCAAGTAATTGAAAAAAAACAAAGTATTATTAATTCTAATAGTGTTATTAGTGATATGCAAGAAAAAAATGAATCTGGTATTTCTAAATTTCGTCAAAGAATTTTAAATAAATTAAGTGATATTCAAGAAAAAACTCCATTGCCTGAAAATAATTTAAGTTCAAAAACAACTTCAGAAGAGTTAATAAAGAAAAATGAAAAACCGTTATCATTTCGGGAAATAATTATAAAGCGAATGAATAATTTGCAAGAACAAGTTGTTACAGTTAAAGAAAGTAAAACGCAATCAAGTGATGCAAATGCTTCTTTTGTTGATAATGCTCGGAATACTATTTATAAAAAAATTGATTTAATTCAAAAAGGTAAAATTAATAACGATAGTAATATTGAAGAAATTAATAAAATAATTTCTGAAGAAGTAGATGATAAACTAGAAACTAATGAAATTAAAGAAACTATTAAAAGTCAATATCAACCATTAGGGTATCAAGAAAAGAATACTGAGCAAGACAAAGTTGCTGTTTCTCAGTCAGAAGTAAATTTAAAAGAATTAATTGATGAAGTAACTGATGAAAATATAAATACTCAACAAAGTAATCAACAAAGTAATCAACAAAGTAATCAAGGAATAAATAATATGTTGGAAAATTCAGGTCATCAATATGTACCTAGTTATTTTCAGCAACCAGTATTTATTCCACCAAAATATGTTCCAATTGTTAATCCACAATTAATGGCTTTTTATCATACTGATATGCAACAATCTTTTAATTCATTATCTCAAGAACAGTTAGAAAAGATTGCTAAACAAAATTTAATTACCCCATTAGAAAATAATTTAAGGAATGAAAATTTAACTAATGATAATGGTGTTAATATTGAAATTAATCATTCTGCTGAACAAAAGAGTGGTCATTTAGAAACTAGAAAAATGCTTTCAAAAGCAAGAAATAGTGCTGTGGAAGCGTTGATATTAAGTAATAAATATGTTCCACATTTAACATTAAATTGTGAAGTTGATATGAATAATGTTATTGCTCTTTGTGAAAGGATGTCTTTGCATAGTAATAATAGTAAGACACGGTTGAATTCAATGGTATTTATAATTAAAGCAATATCTTTAAGTTTAGAAGAATATCCAAAACTTAATGCTAGCTATGATGCTGATACTAATGAATTAGTTATTAAGAGATATCATAATATTGCTATTGCTCGACAATATGCTGATGGTTTACAAACTCCAGTTATTAGATTAGTTGATAAGTTATCAATAGCACAGTTAGCAACTGATATGGAGCAATCTGATCAAAGGATTCGGGCAAGGAAAACAAATGACCTTGAATTTGTTGGTAGTACCATTACTATTACTAATTTTGCAATGGTTGGTGCAAATTCAGGTATTTCACCAATTTTTTATCCTAATGTTGCGGTTATGGGGATTGGTAAGATTTTAAGAAAACCTGTTGTTTATGGTCAAAGTGTGACTATTAGGCATATGATGAATATAACATTAACAGTTGATCAACGAGCTATTGATATTTATGATGCGGGACAATTTTTAGAAACTTTAAAAAATAATTTAGAAAAACCATATATTTTATCACTAAGTTAA
- the trmB gene encoding tRNA (guanosine(46)-N7)-methyltransferase TrmB produces the protein MRLRNNPQAKIFLKNNYQIVIQEPQTYQGNWASKIFNNTQPCHLEIGCGKGDFIIAMAHKYPMINFIAIEKSEVVLMVAVKKVVALEKIPSNLKFVQIDANNILNIFAINEITEIYLNFSDPWPKKKHYKRRLTHPKFLLAYKNILVDAGKILIRTDNAILFDFTINSLRSDSHWKLLVQEQDSLSSMFLTEYEKKFIKQNKVIYYLKVVKNSF, from the coding sequence ATGAGATTACGAAATAATCCGCAAGCAAAAATATTTTTAAAAAATAATTATCAAATTGTTATTCAAGAGCCCCAAACTTATCAAGGTAATTGAGCATCAAAAATTTTTAATAATACTCAACCTTGTCATTTAGAAATTGGATGTGGTAAAGGAGACTTTATTATTGCTATGGCACATAAATATCCAATGATAAATTTTATTGCCATTGAAAAATCGGAAGTAGTACTAATGGTAGCAGTAAAGAAAGTGGTAGCATTAGAAAAAATTCCTAGTAACTTAAAATTTGTTCAAATTGATGCTAATAATATTTTAAATATATTTGCTATTAATGAAATTACCGAAATATATCTTAATTTTTCTGATCCATGACCAAAGAAAAAACATTATAAAAGAAGGTTAACGCATCCTAAATTTTTATTAGCATATAAAAATATCCTTGTTGATGCTGGTAAAATTTTAATTCGTACTGATAATGCGATATTATTTGACTTTACTATTAATAGTTTGAGGAGTGATTCTCATTGAAAATTATTAGTTCAAGAGCAAGATAGTTTATCTAGTATGTTTTTAACAGAGTATGAGAAGAAATTTATTAAACAAAATAAAGTAATATATTATTTAAAAGTAGTAAAAAATTCGTTTTAA